The following proteins are encoded in a genomic region of Mustela erminea isolate mMusErm1 chromosome 3, mMusErm1.Pri, whole genome shotgun sequence:
- the EFCAB9 gene encoding EF-hand calcium-binding domain-containing protein 9, which translates to MKATMRLKQGSFLWYLYLDKLYCLLSVRNVKALLEYFHLLDVHRNNTLNDVLFYHFLHHVTSWNRTQIMIVFNMLDWNAVGEIGFDQFYMLVCILLAQQNHLEEQFIFRHSRPVFELLDLDGALRIGAENFHMYNFLFNIKKEGLRELYHDFDITGDRRLNYKEFKLFTIFTMDKYQERQKAEKKKGKKDLLKKKRLHHVNVTLKQFFGTNVSENRL; encoded by the exons ATGAAGGCCACGATGAGACTGAAGCAAGGATCGTTTCTGTGGTACCTCTATCTGGACAAGCTGTACTGCCTGTTATCCGTGAGGAACGTGAAGGCCTTGCTGGAGTATTTTCATCTTCTTGACGTCCACCGCAACAACACCTTGAATG ATGTGCTGTTCTATCACTTCCTTCACCACGTGACTAGCTGGAACCGGACACAGATCATGATTGTGTTTAACATGCTGGACTGGAACGCTGTGGGCGAGATCGGTTTTGACCAGTTCTACATGTTGGTCTGCATCTTGCTGGCCCAACAG AACCACTTGGAAGAGCAATTTATCTTCCGCCATTCCCGGCCTGTCTTTGAGCTGCTTGACCTGGACGGAGCACTGAGAATTGGTGCAGAAAACTTCCACATGTACAACTTTCTCTTCAATATTAAGAAAGAGGGCCTCAGAGAGCTCTACCATGACTTTGACATCACAGGTGACCGT CGTCTTAATTACAAGGAATTTAAGCTGTTTACTATCTTCACCATGGACAAATACCaggagaggcagaaagcagagaaaaagaaagggaaaaaggatcTGCTCAAAAAGAAAAGGCTTCATCACGTTAATGTGACCCTCAAACAGTTTTTTGGAACAAATGTATCTGAAAATAGACTATAA